A part of Rhodamnia argentea isolate NSW1041297 chromosome 8, ASM2092103v1, whole genome shotgun sequence genomic DNA contains:
- the LOC115745408 gene encoding uncharacterized protein LOC115745408 isoform X2, translating into MFRREWRLEHPNYILAKNLKSLQTKYMEEEGEKSPAPALSVLQRIDRLGHLLQALEERQNSSARYPSGLAVEKIRTKEQDHCKAISSALEEAHHKGTLMDRVAMLEDRVLQLSLEIEVGNISKSSYSVVPTTTEKVDHCTSELAVVATESADSKEHRQEKGCADEEACVEKTKIAGSQKGKRRSMLGRSNCFVWWSRLGC; encoded by the exons ATGTTTAGAAGGGAATGGAGGCTTGAGCATCCGAACTACATACTCGCAAAGAATCTGAAAAGTCTGCAAACAAAATAcatggaggaggaaggagagaaAAGTCCTGCCCCGGCCTTATCCGTGCTCCAAAGAATAGACCGCCTCGGTCATTTG CTACAGGCTCTGGAGGAGAGGCAGAACTCATCAGCAAGATATCCTTCAGGCCTGGCCGTGGAGAAAATcagaacaaaagaacaagatCATTGCAAGGCCATATCATCTGCACTAGAGGAAGCTCATCACAAAGGGACATTGATGGATCGAGTGGCGATGCTCGAGGACCGAGTCTTACAG TTGAGCCTAGAGATTGAAGTCGGAAACATTTCAAAGTCAAGCTATTCCGTCGTCCCGACAACAACTGAAAAGGTCGATCATTGCACTTCAGAATTGGCCGTGGTTGCCACGGAGAGTGCGGATTCGAAGGAACACCGACAA GAAAAGGGCTGTGCAGACGAAGAAGCATGtgttgaaaagacaaaaatagcAGGAAGCCAGAAAGGCAAGAGGCGGTCAATGCTGGGGAGAAGTAATTGCTTTGTGTGGTGGTCTAGACTGGGatgttga
- the LOC115745408 gene encoding uncharacterized protein LOC115745408 isoform X1, producing MFRREWRLEHPNYILAKNLKSLQTKYMEEEGEKSPAPALSVLQRIDRLGHLLQALEERQNSSARYPSGLAVEKIRTKEQDHCKAISSALEEAHHKGTLMDRVAMLEDRVLQLSLEIEVGNISKSSYSVVPTTTEKVDHCTSELAVVATESADSKEHRQENPHALSTQEKGCADEEACVEKTKIAGSQKGKRRSMLGRSNCFVWWSRLGC from the exons ATGTTTAGAAGGGAATGGAGGCTTGAGCATCCGAACTACATACTCGCAAAGAATCTGAAAAGTCTGCAAACAAAATAcatggaggaggaaggagagaaAAGTCCTGCCCCGGCCTTATCCGTGCTCCAAAGAATAGACCGCCTCGGTCATTTG CTACAGGCTCTGGAGGAGAGGCAGAACTCATCAGCAAGATATCCTTCAGGCCTGGCCGTGGAGAAAATcagaacaaaagaacaagatCATTGCAAGGCCATATCATCTGCACTAGAGGAAGCTCATCACAAAGGGACATTGATGGATCGAGTGGCGATGCTCGAGGACCGAGTCTTACAG TTGAGCCTAGAGATTGAAGTCGGAAACATTTCAAAGTCAAGCTATTCCGTCGTCCCGACAACAACTGAAAAGGTCGATCATTGCACTTCAGAATTGGCCGTGGTTGCCACGGAGAGTGCGGATTCGAAGGAACACCGACAAGAGAACCCACATGCTCTCTCGACACAA GAAAAGGGCTGTGCAGACGAAGAAGCATGtgttgaaaagacaaaaatagcAGGAAGCCAGAAAGGCAAGAGGCGGTCAATGCTGGGGAGAAGTAATTGCTTTGTGTGGTGGTCTAGACTGGGatgttga